Proteins found in one Amycolatopsis umgeniensis genomic segment:
- the pip gene encoding prolyl aminopeptidase, with protein sequence MIELYPAIEPYDEGLLDVGDGNAVHWETCGNPDGKPAVMLHGGPGQGCAPGMRRMFDPARYRAVLFDQRGCGRSIPHASDPATDMRHNTTDHLVADMERLREHLGIDRWLVTGGSWGTTLALAYAERHPERVTEIVVSAISTTRRSEIDWLYRGVGRFFPEEWARFRGDHSGDLVAAYARLMEDPDPNIRTEAARAWLVWEDTVLSLEPGATVHNGPIGREELAFARIVTHYYSHDGWLEPGELIRDAGLLREIPGVLIHGRRDLSCPVDTAWELARAWPGAELLIDDGSGHRSSDVKRAWKLEALNRFCSRER encoded by the coding sequence ATGATCGAGTTGTATCCGGCCATCGAGCCCTACGACGAGGGATTGCTCGATGTAGGTGACGGGAACGCCGTCCACTGGGAGACCTGCGGGAACCCGGACGGGAAGCCCGCCGTCATGCTGCACGGCGGCCCCGGACAGGGGTGCGCGCCGGGGATGCGCCGCATGTTCGACCCGGCCCGCTACCGCGCGGTCCTGTTCGATCAGCGCGGCTGCGGCCGCAGCATCCCGCACGCGAGCGACCCGGCGACGGACATGCGGCACAACACGACGGACCACCTCGTCGCCGACATGGAACGGCTGCGGGAACACCTGGGCATCGACCGCTGGCTCGTCACCGGCGGCTCGTGGGGAACGACCCTCGCGCTGGCTTACGCCGAACGGCATCCGGAACGGGTGACGGAGATCGTCGTCAGCGCCATCAGCACGACACGGCGCTCCGAGATCGACTGGTTGTATCGCGGCGTCGGCCGGTTCTTCCCCGAAGAGTGGGCCCGCTTCCGCGGCGATCACTCCGGCGATCTCGTCGCCGCCTACGCCCGGCTCATGGAAGATCCCGACCCGAACATCCGGACCGAGGCCGCTCGCGCGTGGCTCGTCTGGGAAGACACCGTACTGTCACTGGAACCCGGCGCGACCGTCCACAATGGCCCGATCGGCAGGGAGGAACTGGCTTTCGCGCGCATTGTCACGCACTACTACTCCCATGACGGCTGGTTGGAACCCGGCGAACTGATCCGAGACGCGGGCCTGTTGCGAGAGATTCCCGGCGTGCTCATCCACGGGCGCCGCGACCTGAGCTGCCCGGTGGACACGGCTTGGGAACTCGCCCGCGCCTGGCCCGGAGCGGAATTGCTGATCGACGACGGTTCGGGCCATCGGTCGAGCGACGTGAAACGGGCCTGGAAACTGGAAGCACTGAACCGCTTCTGCTCGCGTGAGCGGTGA
- a CDS encoding helix-turn-helix domain-containing protein, giving the protein MPRPPLDGLIDDLYYLEGAPPYARLTLPPAPAALLIVNLGAPFRIRAGTGIETAEYADGCVITMRTRALEFGYPLPTRSVGVHVKPWGLAPFLSMPAAELCDRPVTLEQVWGRSAVAGLRDRLATADGPREMLTLLEEELMRRLCETDGLGLVRHTRGVLAATGGAAAIGDLSVAAGVSSTHLARRFKQLVGVTPKRLARTYRLTTAVLAIDPAGRIDWSDLAGGAGYFDQAHFGHEFREFTGLTPTRYVEVRRRFLREHPGHVLDGWPLPAD; this is encoded by the coding sequence GTGCCGCGACCGCCGCTGGACGGGCTGATCGACGACCTCTACTACCTGGAGGGCGCGCCTCCGTACGCCCGGCTGACGCTGCCGCCCGCACCGGCGGCGTTGCTCATCGTCAATCTCGGTGCGCCGTTCCGCATCCGCGCCGGCACCGGCATCGAGACGGCCGAATACGCCGACGGCTGCGTCATCACCATGCGCACCCGCGCGTTGGAGTTCGGCTATCCACTCCCGACCCGGTCCGTCGGCGTGCACGTCAAGCCGTGGGGGCTGGCGCCGTTCCTGTCGATGCCCGCGGCCGAGCTGTGTGACCGGCCGGTGACGCTGGAGCAGGTCTGGGGGCGGTCCGCGGTCGCCGGGCTGCGGGATCGGCTGGCCACGGCGGACGGACCGCGCGAGATGCTGACGCTGCTCGAGGAGGAGCTGATGCGACGGCTGTGCGAGACCGACGGCTTGGGGCTGGTCCGCCATACGCGCGGCGTCCTCGCGGCGACCGGCGGAGCGGCGGCGATCGGCGACCTGAGCGTGGCGGCCGGTGTCAGCAGCACTCATCTGGCACGGCGGTTCAAGCAGCTCGTCGGCGTCACGCCGAAGCGGCTGGCCCGCACCTACCGCCTCACCACCGCCGTGCTCGCGATCGACCCCGCCGGGCGGATCGACTGGAGCGACCTCGCCGGCGGTGCCGGCTACTTCGACCAGGCCCACTTCGGTCACGAGTTCCGGGAGTTCACCGGGCTCACGCCGACCAGGTACGTCGAAGTCCGGCGGCGGTTCCTGCGCGAACACCCCGGCCACGTGCTGGACGGCTGGCCGCTGCCCGCCGATTGA
- a CDS encoding dihydrofolate reductase family protein: MGKVVMYGSVSVDGFIADEDDQPGPLFDWLSGGDVPLDESGALKVSQTSYDYTRPYWDRIGVTIAGRHVFDLTDGWDGKPPSGIDHVVVVTHRPAPEGWNAEAPFHFVDGIEAAVAKARELAGDRLVEVAAGDVGGQVLAAGLVDEVRMDVVPVVFGSGKRYFGSVDAQHLLEDPDVVIQGIRVLHLRHQVAKATRAL; encoded by the coding sequence GTGGGCAAGGTGGTCATGTACGGCTCGGTGTCGGTGGACGGCTTCATCGCGGACGAGGACGACCAGCCCGGGCCGCTGTTCGACTGGCTGTCCGGCGGTGACGTCCCCTTGGACGAGAGCGGAGCGCTCAAGGTGTCGCAGACGTCCTACGACTACACCCGGCCGTATTGGGACCGGATCGGGGTGACGATCGCCGGCCGCCACGTCTTCGACCTGACGGACGGCTGGGACGGGAAACCTCCGAGCGGGATCGACCACGTGGTCGTCGTGACGCACCGGCCGGCGCCCGAGGGCTGGAACGCCGAGGCGCCGTTTCACTTCGTCGACGGTATCGAGGCAGCCGTGGCCAAGGCGCGGGAGCTCGCCGGTGACCGTCTGGTCGAGGTCGCCGCCGGCGACGTCGGTGGCCAGGTGCTCGCCGCGGGCCTTGTCGACGAGGTGCGCATGGACGTCGTGCCCGTGGTGTTCGGATCCGGCAAACGCTACTTCGGGTCGGTCGACGCGCAGCACCTGTTGGAGGATCCCGACGTGGTGATCCAGGGCATTCGGGTGCTTCACCTGCGCCATCAGGTGGCTAAGGCGACAAGGGCACTTTGA
- the ligD gene encoding non-homologous end-joining DNA ligase has product MSTVPDAIAPMLATDGDLPTGGWGYEYKWDGYRCCLRVARDGETRLTSRRGLDITATYPDVTGEALDGREAVLDGEIVVLDDQGRPSFPLLQTRHLRTPDASLLERSPVHFFAFDVLLLDGTTLLDEPYAARRELLTSLGGGDRLVIPPGYTDDDISPDQLLEVVRQHGLEGLIAKKLDSRYHPGKRTRQWIKRALWHSQEVVIGGWRPGEGRRSGTLGALLLGAHDESGDLRYVGDVGTGFSDKVLEDLHARLTPLERKTPPFASEVPRERARRVHWVAPELVGEVVHRNWTPDGRLRHTTWRGLRSDKAPEDVKVPLSP; this is encoded by the coding sequence ATGAGCACCGTGCCGGACGCGATCGCCCCGATGCTGGCGACCGACGGCGACCTGCCCACCGGCGGGTGGGGGTACGAGTACAAATGGGACGGCTACCGCTGCTGCCTTCGTGTCGCCCGCGACGGCGAGACGCGTCTGACCAGCCGACGCGGCCTCGACATCACAGCGACGTATCCCGATGTGACCGGCGAAGCCCTCGATGGCCGCGAAGCCGTCCTCGACGGCGAGATCGTCGTCCTCGACGACCAGGGACGGCCGAGCTTCCCGCTGTTGCAGACGCGGCACCTGCGTACGCCGGACGCGTCGCTGCTGGAACGCAGCCCGGTGCACTTTTTCGCCTTCGACGTGCTGCTCCTCGACGGCACCACCCTGCTCGACGAGCCCTATGCGGCCCGTCGCGAACTGCTGACGTCCTTGGGCGGCGGCGACCGCCTCGTCATCCCGCCGGGGTACACCGACGACGACATCTCGCCTGATCAGCTGCTCGAGGTCGTCCGGCAACACGGGCTCGAAGGGCTGATCGCGAAGAAGCTCGACAGCCGGTACCACCCCGGCAAGCGGACCAGGCAGTGGATCAAACGGGCGCTGTGGCACAGCCAAGAGGTCGTGATCGGCGGCTGGCGCCCCGGCGAGGGACGGCGTTCGGGGACGCTCGGCGCGCTGCTGCTCGGCGCGCACGACGAGTCCGGTGACCTGCGGTACGTCGGCGACGTCGGAACCGGGTTCAGCGACAAGGTCCTCGAAGACCTGCACGCCCGGCTCACCCCATTGGAGCGGAAGACACCGCCCTTCGCTTCGGAGGTCCCGCGCGAGCGGGCGCGGCGGGTGCACTGGGTGGCGCCGGAGCTCGTCGGGGAGGTCGTGCACCGGAACTGGACCCCGGACGGACGGCTGCGGCACACGACCTGGCGGGGGCTGCGGTCGGACAAGGCGCCCGAGGACGTCAAAGTGCCCTTGTCGCCTTAG
- the ligD gene encoding non-homologous end-joining DNA ligase: protein MPEERITVEVEGRRLGLSNLDKVLYPAHGFTKREVLDYYRRIAPAMLPHLRDRAATFRRFPDGVDGEPFYEKNVSRHAPDWVRTARLTNRGRRGGEETLDYPVVGDLPTLMWAANLAALELHVPQWTVGPRGARKSPDLLVFDLDPGLPADVVDCCRVAETLSDLLTEDGLTVYAKTSGNKGMQLYCPVRTRSDERTSEYAKAVAEELARRSPETVVARMTKAIRPGRVFIDWSQNNTAKTTIAPYSLRGRAIPTVSTPVTWEEVEACRKAADLLFTAEQVIERVEEMGDLFGDIAEHRAAVPTR from the coding sequence GTGCCTGAAGAGCGGATAACGGTCGAGGTCGAGGGACGGCGGCTCGGGCTGTCCAATTTGGACAAGGTGCTCTACCCGGCGCACGGTTTCACCAAACGCGAGGTGCTCGACTACTACCGCCGCATCGCCCCGGCCATGCTCCCGCATCTGCGCGACCGCGCCGCCACGTTCCGCCGGTTCCCGGACGGCGTCGACGGCGAACCGTTCTACGAGAAGAACGTTTCCCGGCACGCGCCCGACTGGGTGCGCACCGCGCGGCTCACCAACCGCGGCCGCCGGGGCGGTGAGGAGACGCTCGACTACCCGGTGGTCGGCGATCTCCCGACGCTGATGTGGGCGGCCAATCTCGCCGCGCTGGAACTGCACGTTCCACAGTGGACTGTCGGACCTCGTGGCGCGCGGAAATCACCCGATCTGCTGGTGTTCGATCTCGACCCCGGCCTGCCCGCGGACGTCGTCGACTGCTGCCGGGTGGCCGAGACACTGAGCGACCTGCTCACCGAAGACGGCCTGACCGTCTACGCGAAGACAAGCGGCAACAAGGGAATGCAGCTGTACTGCCCGGTGCGCACGCGATCCGACGAACGTACTTCCGAATACGCCAAGGCCGTCGCCGAGGAGCTCGCGCGCCGATCACCGGAAACCGTGGTCGCCCGGATGACGAAGGCGATCCGCCCCGGCCGCGTGTTCATCGACTGGAGCCAGAACAACACCGCCAAGACGACCATCGCGCCCTACTCCCTGCGCGGTCGCGCCATCCCGACCGTGTCCACCCCGGTGACGTGGGAGGAGGTCGAGGCCTGCCGCAAGGCCGCCGACCTGCTGTTCACCGCCGAGCAGGTGATCGAGCGCGTCGAGGAGATGGGCGACCTGTTCGGCGACATCGCCGAGCATCGCGCCGCCGTTCCCACTCGGTGA
- a CDS encoding MarR family winged helix-turn-helix transcriptional regulator: MWLLTGYHTLAETENAVRAKLGGIPLLWERMEAVANLHRAATAVRLHFENSVLRTAGLTWTAFVVLWVVWIFGEKETRHVAAESGITKGTLTGVMKTLEAHGLVTRRKHPVDGRLVLLALTPEGERLMRELFPEFNQEEAFVTDRLSPAECTELAVSLREIVKQLEDKGEERRQAAVAKDR; the protein is encoded by the coding sequence ATGTGGCTGTTGACCGGGTATCACACGCTGGCCGAGACCGAAAACGCCGTACGGGCGAAGCTGGGCGGAATACCCCTGCTGTGGGAGCGGATGGAGGCGGTGGCCAATCTCCACCGGGCCGCCACGGCCGTCCGGCTGCATTTCGAGAACTCGGTCCTGCGCACCGCGGGACTCACCTGGACGGCGTTCGTGGTGCTCTGGGTGGTGTGGATCTTCGGCGAGAAGGAGACCCGGCACGTCGCCGCGGAGTCCGGGATCACCAAGGGAACGCTGACCGGGGTGATGAAGACCTTGGAAGCACACGGCCTGGTCACCCGGCGCAAACACCCCGTCGACGGACGGCTGGTGCTGCTCGCGCTGACGCCGGAGGGCGAGCGGCTGATGCGGGAGCTCTTCCCCGAGTTCAACCAGGAGGAGGCGTTCGTGACCGATCGCCTCAGCCCGGCGGAGTGCACCGAACTGGCCGTTTCGCTGCGGGAGATCGTCAAACAACTCGAGGACAAGGGCGAGGAACGGCGGCAGGCGGCGGTGGCGAAGGACCGCTGA
- a CDS encoding pyridoxal phosphate-dependent decarboxylase family protein, with translation MDFRYWLGQALSSNEAWAETFTPVRPHPSLEISDGRFETAFEELTERLKDNYPFFHPSYAGQMLKPPHPAAVVGYLTAMLVNPNNHALDGGPATAEMEREVVGQLATMFGYTEHLGHLTTSGTVANLEALFVARETHPGKGIAYSAEAHYTHGRMCGVLGVEGHTVPVDARGAMDLDALEELLRTGKIGTVVLTAGTTALGTVEPVHEAMALRERYGVRVHVDAAYGGFFRLLSGLDGPEGLPEAPWLAIAEADSIVIDPHKHGLQPYGCGAVLFKDPGAGRFYLHDSPYTYFTSEDLHLGEISLECSRAGAAAAALWLTFRLLPPTPDGLGRVLAAGRRAALRWAKLLEDSERFDLYQSPELDIVVYFPRTEPRSLSKIDEASARIMRVGMAAAKDPVFLSTLRVSAPRFGLRHTGVDADADGARILRSVLMKPESEDHVDRLHERLEELSRG, from the coding sequence ATGGACTTCCGGTACTGGCTCGGTCAGGCGTTGTCGTCGAACGAGGCGTGGGCGGAGACGTTCACCCCCGTACGGCCGCATCCCTCGCTGGAGATCTCCGACGGCCGGTTCGAGACCGCGTTCGAAGAGCTCACCGAGCGGTTGAAGGACAACTACCCGTTCTTCCACCCGTCCTACGCGGGGCAGATGCTCAAACCGCCGCATCCGGCCGCCGTGGTCGGCTATCTGACCGCGATGCTGGTCAACCCCAACAACCACGCGCTCGACGGCGGTCCCGCGACGGCCGAGATGGAACGCGAGGTCGTCGGTCAGCTGGCGACGATGTTCGGCTACACGGAGCATCTGGGGCATCTGACCACCAGCGGCACGGTGGCGAATCTGGAGGCGCTGTTCGTCGCGCGCGAAACGCATCCGGGCAAGGGGATCGCCTACAGCGCGGAGGCGCACTACACGCACGGCCGGATGTGCGGCGTTCTCGGCGTCGAGGGGCATACGGTGCCCGTCGACGCCCGCGGCGCGATGGACCTCGACGCGCTCGAGGAACTGCTGCGCACCGGGAAGATCGGCACCGTGGTGCTCACCGCGGGCACGACGGCGCTCGGCACGGTGGAACCGGTCCACGAGGCCATGGCGCTGCGTGAACGGTACGGCGTGCGGGTGCACGTCGACGCCGCCTACGGTGGGTTCTTCCGGCTCCTGTCCGGTTTGGACGGTCCCGAAGGGCTTCCCGAAGCCCCGTGGCTCGCGATCGCCGAGGCCGACTCGATCGTCATCGACCCGCACAAACACGGCCTCCAGCCCTACGGCTGCGGCGCGGTGCTGTTCAAGGACCCCGGTGCCGGCCGGTTCTACCTCCACGATTCGCCGTACACCTACTTCACTTCGGAAGATCTGCACCTCGGCGAGATCAGTCTCGAATGCTCGCGGGCGGGCGCGGCCGCCGCCGCGTTGTGGCTCACCTTCCGGCTGCTGCCGCCCACCCCCGACGGACTGGGCCGGGTGCTCGCGGCCGGGCGCCGCGCCGCGTTGCGGTGGGCGAAACTGCTCGAGGACTCCGAGCGGTTCGATCTGTACCAGTCACCGGAACTCGACATCGTCGTGTACTTCCCCCGCACGGAGCCGCGTTCCCTCTCGAAGATCGACGAGGCGAGCGCGCGGATCATGCGCGTCGGCATGGCCGCCGCCAAGGATCCGGTGTTCCTCAGCACGCTGCGGGTGAGCGCGCCGCGGTTCGGCCTGCGTCACACCGGGGTCGACGCGGATGCGGACGGCGCGCGGATCCTGCGTAGCGTGCTGATGAAGCCCGAAAGCGAGGACCACGTCGACCGGCTCCACGAACGGCTGGAAGAGTTGTCCCGCGGTTGA
- a CDS encoding amino acid permease, translating into MPESGPAEPVTAIETRSLGTGFRRRHVTMLAISGAIGAGLFVGTGAGIKAAGPGILLSYVVAGLLMVLVMRMLGEMAAAEPSSGSFSVYAEKALGRWAGFTVGWLYWSLLVVVVAAEATAAAGIANGLLPAIPQWTWVLLFMAVLTVVNLFAVRSFGEFEFWFGAIKVTAVVGFLVLGTLAVFGILPGTSPVGLDNLTGHGGFLPNGLQGVLTGLLAVAFSFGGMELVTIAAAESDDPAGSIRRTTRTVIVRLLLFYIGSVALMVLLLPWESASANSSPFVTILEQIGVPSAALLMSFVVLTSLLSALNANLYGASRMVFSLADRGEAPRAMLKLSGTGVPRTAVLASVAFGFVAVLLNFLAPEHVLPFLLNAIGANILLVWIFVAISQLRLRKRAERDGTAADLPVRMWGFPWLSWVALLAMAGVLVLMWTDADARAQLFTSGAVAVLIVAISLLRRRRRR; encoded by the coding sequence ATGCCCGAATCAGGTCCCGCCGAACCCGTGACCGCGATCGAGACCCGTTCGCTCGGTACCGGCTTCCGGCGGCGGCACGTCACCATGCTGGCGATCAGCGGGGCGATCGGGGCGGGACTGTTCGTCGGCACCGGCGCGGGGATCAAGGCCGCGGGCCCCGGCATCCTGCTGTCCTATGTGGTCGCCGGCCTGCTCATGGTGCTCGTCATGCGCATGCTGGGCGAGATGGCGGCCGCCGAGCCGAGCAGCGGTTCGTTCTCGGTGTACGCGGAGAAGGCGCTCGGGCGCTGGGCCGGGTTCACCGTCGGCTGGCTGTACTGGTCGCTGCTGGTGGTCGTCGTGGCCGCCGAGGCCACCGCGGCGGCCGGGATCGCGAACGGGCTGCTGCCCGCGATCCCGCAGTGGACCTGGGTGCTGCTGTTCATGGCGGTGCTGACCGTGGTGAACCTGTTCGCCGTCCGGTCGTTCGGGGAGTTCGAGTTCTGGTTCGGCGCCATCAAGGTGACCGCCGTCGTCGGCTTCCTCGTCCTCGGCACGCTCGCGGTGTTCGGGATCCTGCCGGGGACCTCGCCGGTCGGCCTCGACAATCTCACCGGGCACGGCGGCTTCCTGCCCAACGGCCTCCAAGGGGTGCTGACCGGACTGCTCGCCGTCGCGTTCTCCTTCGGGGGCATGGAACTGGTCACGATCGCCGCGGCGGAGTCCGACGATCCGGCGGGTTCGATCCGCCGCACCACGCGCACGGTCATCGTGCGGCTGCTGCTGTTCTACATCGGTTCCGTGGCGCTGATGGTGCTGTTGCTGCCGTGGGAGTCCGCGTCGGCCAACTCCAGCCCGTTCGTGACCATCCTGGAGCAGATCGGGGTGCCGTCCGCGGCGCTGCTGATGAGCTTCGTCGTGCTGACCTCGCTGCTCTCGGCGCTGAACGCGAACCTTTACGGCGCCTCGCGGATGGTGTTCTCCCTCGCCGACCGCGGTGAAGCGCCGCGCGCGATGCTGAAACTGTCCGGCACGGGCGTCCCCCGGACGGCGGTGCTGGCGTCGGTGGCCTTCGGTTTCGTGGCCGTGCTGCTGAACTTCCTCGCCCCCGAACACGTGCTGCCGTTCCTGCTGAACGCCATCGGCGCGAACATCCTGCTGGTCTGGATCTTCGTCGCCATCTCCCAGCTGCGGCTGAGGAAGAGGGCGGAACGCGACGGCACGGCCGCGGACCTGCCGGTGCGGATGTGGGGCTTCCCGTGGCTCAGCTGGGTCGCCCTGCTCGCGATGGCCGGCGTTCTCGTTCTCATGTGGACGGACGCCGACGCGCGTGCGCAGCTGTTCACCAGTGGCGCGGTGGCCGTGCTGATCGTGGCGATCAGCCTGCTCAGGCGACGTCGGCGACGCTGA
- a CDS encoding ROK family transcriptional regulator: protein MARLSGGDPSLLRRLNAIAVLRALYAAEELTLAELVKASEVSRPTVEEIAADLGGQGLVEEVPLSPDAPRPVGRPAKRYRFRPEAGHVAGLEVGTHKALCLVADLRGDVVGRARAELTPEMERPDRLGVARRVLGDAIEGHANLRVLGIGTTGVVSDGKVVNSERLPGWAGLDLPAEFGGGYAVLAGNDTKLATLAEHWRGAAHGIDDVVYVRAGRTVSLGLLLGGKLHDGHHGAAGEIGVLRRVGWSASPGRLLELLAATVLTVDPQLVVIGGGFARAGELLTAPLRTELSRLSLFPVRVETSILGDDSVALGAVRLALSRVERELFSVADVA, encoded by the coding sequence ATGGCCAGACTGTCCGGAGGGGATCCGTCGCTGTTGCGGCGGCTCAACGCCATCGCCGTCCTGCGAGCGCTGTACGCGGCCGAGGAACTCACCCTCGCGGAACTGGTCAAAGCAAGCGAGGTCTCCCGGCCGACGGTCGAAGAAATCGCCGCGGACCTCGGCGGACAGGGCCTGGTCGAGGAGGTCCCGCTCTCCCCCGACGCTCCGCGCCCCGTGGGCAGGCCCGCCAAGCGCTACCGCTTCCGGCCCGAGGCCGGGCATGTCGCCGGTCTCGAAGTCGGCACGCACAAGGCGTTGTGCCTGGTCGCAGACCTTCGTGGCGACGTCGTCGGGCGAGCGAGGGCCGAACTCACACCGGAAATGGAGAGGCCCGACAGGCTCGGTGTCGCGCGCCGGGTGCTCGGCGACGCCATCGAAGGCCACGCGAACCTGCGGGTGCTCGGCATCGGCACCACGGGCGTGGTGTCCGACGGCAAGGTCGTCAACAGTGAACGCCTCCCCGGCTGGGCCGGTCTCGACCTCCCCGCGGAGTTCGGCGGCGGATACGCGGTGCTGGCCGGGAACGACACGAAACTCGCGACGCTCGCCGAGCATTGGCGCGGGGCCGCGCACGGTATCGACGACGTCGTCTACGTGCGGGCCGGGCGCACCGTCTCCCTGGGCCTGCTGCTCGGAGGGAAGCTGCATGACGGCCACCACGGCGCGGCGGGCGAGATCGGTGTCCTGCGGCGGGTCGGCTGGTCCGCGTCACCCGGCAGGCTTCTCGAACTCCTCGCCGCGACGGTGCTCACGGTCGACCCGCAACTGGTGGTGATCGGCGGCGGGTTCGCGCGGGCCGGAGAACTGCTGACGGCGCCGCTGCGCACCGAACTGTCCCGGTTGTCCCTCTTCCCGGTGCGCGTCGAGACGTCGATACTCGGCGACGACTCGGTGGCGCTCGGCGCGGTCCGCCTGGCTCTCAGCCGGGTGGAACGCGAACTGTTCAGCGTCGCCGACGTCGCCTGA
- a CDS encoding winged helix-turn-helix transcriptional regulator, whose protein sequence is MTMEEGTLNSPSHCELTEEDYEAFQWDTREDCEVRQILDRVADKWSLLVIALLDRNTLRFTELKYKIDGISQRMLTTTLRHLERDGLVSRTVYPVVPPRVEYALTPMGITLHKTIQSLVSWTEDHQSQIAVARAQYDKRVNA, encoded by the coding sequence ATGACCATGGAAGAAGGCACTTTGAACTCACCTAGTCATTGTGAACTCACCGAGGAGGACTACGAAGCCTTCCAGTGGGACACCCGGGAGGACTGCGAAGTCCGCCAGATCCTGGACAGGGTGGCGGACAAGTGGTCACTCCTGGTCATCGCGCTGCTCGACCGGAACACCCTCCGGTTCACCGAGCTGAAGTACAAGATCGACGGCATCAGCCAGCGCATGCTCACCACCACGCTGCGTCACCTCGAACGCGACGGGCTCGTGAGCCGCACCGTCTATCCGGTCGTGCCGCCCAGGGTCGAGTACGCGCTGACCCCGATGGGCATCACGCTGCACAAGACCATCCAGTCGCTGGTCAGCTGGACCGAGGACCACCAGAGCCAGATCGCCGTCGCGCGCGCCCAGTACGACAAACGCGTCAACGCCTAG
- a CDS encoding MFS transporter → MTTTRAADRMSGRAWGVLLVLCGAIFLEGIDVAMLNVALPSIRAELGLSTATLSGVVSAYVLGYGGFMLLGGRAADLYGRRRMFLGWLVVFLVFSGLGGFATEGWMLLLARFVTGVAAAFMTPAGLSIITTSFEEGPKRNKALLFYAGTGAGGFSLGLVIGGLLTRIDWRWVFFTPVFLSAVILLAALWLIKEPARKERVPQRLDFAGAVTVTLAMLLIAYAVVRLEHPGQGWGWTVASFAGGVAALVAFVAVERRSPAPLVRLGILRSGPLVRANTSALLFAGSFFGFQFLVTLYLQELRGWSTLETSFALLAVGIDAILAPTLTPWLVAKFGNTRLIFGGFVLAAVAYALFLPLGLDWTYAAMFPSMIILGLGFALAYGPLTIVATDGIAEDEQGLAGGLLYTAFQFGAALGLSAVTAVNVAALGDGSPEAVLGGFRAALFVPLAMAVLAAVIIASGRQRVSVKEARLASEEAIPAS, encoded by the coding sequence TTGACTACAACACGTGCCGCGGACCGGATGAGCGGGCGGGCCTGGGGCGTGCTCCTGGTGCTGTGCGGCGCCATCTTCCTGGAGGGCATCGACGTCGCGATGCTGAACGTGGCGTTGCCGTCCATCCGGGCCGAACTCGGCCTGTCGACGGCGACGCTGAGCGGCGTGGTGAGCGCCTACGTGCTCGGCTACGGCGGATTCATGCTGCTGGGCGGGCGCGCGGCCGACCTCTACGGCCGCCGTCGCATGTTCCTCGGCTGGCTGGTGGTGTTCCTCGTCTTCTCCGGTCTCGGCGGATTCGCCACGGAGGGCTGGATGCTGCTGCTCGCCCGGTTCGTCACCGGCGTCGCCGCGGCCTTCATGACCCCGGCCGGCCTGTCGATCATCACCACGAGCTTCGAAGAAGGCCCGAAGCGCAACAAGGCACTGCTGTTCTACGCGGGCACCGGGGCGGGCGGGTTCTCGCTCGGCCTGGTCATCGGCGGGCTGCTGACCAGGATCGACTGGCGCTGGGTGTTCTTCACTCCGGTGTTCCTGTCGGCCGTCATCCTGCTCGCCGCGCTCTGGCTGATCAAGGAACCCGCGCGAAAGGAACGCGTGCCCCAACGCCTGGACTTCGCCGGGGCGGTCACCGTGACCCTGGCGATGCTGCTGATCGCCTACGCGGTGGTCCGGCTGGAACATCCCGGACAGGGCTGGGGCTGGACGGTCGCCTCCTTCGCCGGGGGAGTGGCGGCGCTGGTGGCCTTCGTGGCCGTCGAACGCCGCTCGCCCGCGCCGTTGGTGCGGCTGGGCATCCTGAGGTCGGGGCCGCTGGTGCGGGCGAACACGAGCGCCCTGCTCTTCGCGGGTTCGTTCTTCGGGTTCCAGTTCCTCGTCACGCTGTACCTGCAGGAACTGCGGGGCTGGTCGACGCTCGAGACGAGTTTCGCGCTGCTGGCCGTCGGAATCGACGCGATCCTCGCGCCGACGCTGACCCCGTGGCTGGTGGCGAAGTTCGGCAACACGCGGCTGATCTTCGGCGGCTTCGTGCTCGCCGCCGTGGCGTACGCGCTCTTCCTGCCGCTCGGCCTGGACTGGACGTATGCGGCGATGTTCCCGTCGATGATCATCCTGGGCCTCGGGTTCGCGCTCGCCTATGGTCCGCTGACGATCGTCGCCACCGACGGGATCGCCGAGGACGAGCAAGGACTGGCGGGCGGCCTGCTGTACACGGCCTTCCAGTTCGGCGCGGCGCTCGGTCTGTCCGCGGTGACCGCGGTCAACGTCGCCGCCCTCGGGGACGGTTCGCCGGAGGCCGTGCTCGGCGGCTTCCGTGCGGCGCTCTTCGTGCCACTGGCGATGGCCGTCCTCGCCGCGGTCATCATCGCGTCCGGCCGTCAGCGCGTTTCGGTGAAGGAAGCCAGATTGGCCAGTGAGGAGGCGATTCCGGCTTCGTGA